From Paenibacillus graminis:
CGCGGACCTTGGTTTCAGCCACCAATTCCGCCTCGAATTCCCGTTCTACGCGAAGCGTCACACTGCCGCCGCCCGGAGAGACGCCTGCTTCCACACAGTTGGGTTCCTGCGTTGCCTCCGCAGAGACCTCTACCGTAGCAGCACGGTGTCTCGGGTCCAGGTACGACAGCGGAATGAGCTCCACATAGGAGACCGTTTCCTTGGCTACCTCTGTCTGCTTGTTTTTGTCGTACGAGTACCAGATGTTTACATCGTAAGTACCGATTACTTCGATTCCGTTCCCGGCGGCAACCGCTTCGTACTGGTGGTTAATAATCCAAGCCCCCAGAATACTAGTCGGATGGTGTGGCGGAGTCACGGTATGGGTTGCTGTAGAGAACTTACGACCTTTGCCGCAAATTGCCTTCGTAATGATCTCCCTTGTTTGACGTTTATGGCTTAATGACATCTTTGAACCTCCTCCATACAATCATTCACTATCAAGTGTATGCACGTTCTGGGCATTTGTTGATTGTTAGAGTAGAAATAAATTTGGGTAAGCCCTCAGAGGAGCTTTTTTAACAAGAGTCATAGTTCATTTTATTGTGAAATTTGCCCGGATATGAATAGATCATTTAATCCTCTCGCAAACAGCCCCTGTAGATCCTCTACAGGGGCTGTTGCTGTTCTTGGTTATTGCGGGATTACACGCACAATTCCAAGGTGTCTGTTCTTGCTGAGATCAATGAATTCCTCCCCGATGTTTACCAAAGGGCGAAGCGGGTCATGCGCCAGAATCATGATGATTTTGCCCATTTGTCCGTCTGTTAACAGCACCTCGTTGCCTATCATTGACTGCATTAGCTTGCTAATAAAAACACCGCAAATATAAGGATCAAGCTTTCCGAAGGAGTAGTCCTCCATCTGGGTAAGAACTTCATAGAGCGGTGCCGCCTCGCTGTAAAACCGGTCTGAAGTCATCGCATGAAAAATATCCGTAACGGCTACAATTTTGCTGAAGTCCGTTATCCGGTGTCCCAGTACTCCGAACGGATAACCGCTCCCGTCCATTCTTTCATGATGCTGCAGCGCGACAAGCGCCTGCATATGTGTCGTGCCCGGTGTATCTCTGACCAGCTCGTAGCCATGCGTCGTGTGTTTTTTCATGATATCAAATTCTTCATCCGTCAGCGGCCCCGGCTTAGTTAAAATTTCAGCCGGGATCATAATTTTTCCGATATCGTGAAGGGTTGCAGCAATGGTCAGCATGCCCAGCTCCTCCGGGCCCAGCTTAAGCCACTTCCCCAGAAGTGTTGATAATATGCCTACAGCAACATTATGTCTGTATGTATAATCATCTTTGGTCTGCAGTGCAGCCAGGATTCCGAAGAAGTCATTCTTCTCGCTTACCTGCTGGATAAAAGGAATAACTTCATTTTTGAGTTCAAGCATCGGCAGCCGCTTGCTCTTGGTATAGCGCAGCTGATCAAAAATATTCTCCATAGCTGCCGTACAATCATCCACGGCCAGTTGATAGAATGCTTCGCTGTCCAATTGAATGACATCATGGGGCTGGAGGATAATCCGATGCTGGGTGATTAACCGGACATGCTCTGAGCTCAGAAGCGTCAATGCGGGCAGTACAAATACGCCGTTGTGATTAAAGAGGTTGTCTACTAGCTGTTTGCCGATATATTGTTCGTTGCTGTTGTTCACCTTCGTCACCTGCCAGTGCAGAATTCACACCCCGTGAATTAGCTGCTGTAATTGGAATATGTGCCGATCCGTTCATTATGATAATATAGTATATCCCGCTTTCCTGAAGCCTATATGAATGCAGCACAAAACAAACACTCACATGTTGTTCATATATCTCTTATCGTAATTTCACACGAAAAGATGAATACCTAATTCTTCCTTATTGCCATCATCACCTAATTTCTTTCTAGACACGGGAGTTTCCTTTTGCCGGCACAGGCCGTTTCACCGGTTTGATATCGACCGGCATCTTATATCTCTTGGCGATGTTGAGATATAACGAGAGCTCGCGGCATAATTGCAAAATAGCTGAACGCACTTCGAATTCCTCGCGGGTTTCCGGCAGCTCCATCCCCTGAAATTCCTTCTCCAGCGCATCAAGCAGTTTTTCGGTCCGCCCGGTATATTCCTCAGCCAGCACATCATTGCTCAGCTGATCGAACAAATCCGCAACCATGTCTCCGTGAGGGAGCTGACGGTAGACCTGCGAGAGGAGCTGCATCATGTTCTGGATCGATTCCAGCTGTTCCTTCCGCATGTAAAAATACACATTCCATGCCTCATCCGGATGAATGACATGGTTCTCCATTTCCCTGGCGGCTGCCGTAAGTCCCCGCTGGACCGCCTCCCCTGCGCCGATCAGTTCCTTGCCGTCCCAGAGATACCCTGGATCACGCAGCGTCCGCGCCATTTGCGTAAATATCACCGAAAAATAACCGTCCACTTCTTTGCGGATTCCAGCAATGACGCTGCCGGTCTGCGGCATATAGATCAGATTGACCAGACCGGCCGACCCCAGGCCTACGAACAACAGCTCTATCTGCTGCAGCAGAACATGTACAGACAGCTCGGCTTGTCCAAAAACCCGGAAAACAATAACGGAACTGGTCACGATTCCTTCCTTGTAGCCCGATTTTACAATCATTGGGAATCCTACCAGCACATACAGGCCCAGTACCCAATAATGAAATCCGAGGAAGAAAAACAAGATGCAGCCGAAAAAGAGTCCCACAAGAGAGGCCAGGAAACGCGCCGTGATGGTGCGCAGACTCCTTTTTCGTGTCGTTTCCACACCTAGAATCGCAAGCAGACCCGCACTTTGCGCGTTGGGAATGCCCACAGCGGCTGCCAGCAGGATCGACAACAGAGTCGCAGCCGCCGTTTTGATAATTCGAAATCCCATGTAATACCTCTCCTTGCGGGCTTGATAAGTCCTGTCTCCTCTGGTCAGCTTCCTTCGAAACATCAACTGGAAACACAGGCTTATAATGTTGGCTATAGTCTTCAGGTAAAGATATAGACATGGTACAAGATTTTGCGGACCGGCACAATATGACATAATTCTCACCGCCGCGACAAAAGCAGCTTTTCCACATAAACCACCAGCTGATACATAGCTGTAGCCACAGCCGCAATAATCAGCAAGCTGGACATCACCAGTGTGAAGTTGAACACCTGAAAGCCGTAAATAATCAGATACCCAAGCCCGGATTTGGCCACCAAAAATTCACCTACAATCACACCCACCCATGACATGCCTACATTGACCTTCAGCGTGGAGACCACAGTGGGAAAAGAAGAAGGCAGAATTACCTTGTTAAATACCTGCACCCGTGAAGCTCCGAATGACCTTGCCACTTTCACCAAATTCGGGTCAACACTACAAAAGCTGTTGTACACCACAAGGGTGGTTATAATCACCGTAATAGACAACGTGGTCACCACAATCGCCGTAAAACCCGCACCGAACATCACAATAAAAATCGGTCCCAGCGCTACCTTCGGCATACTGTTAAAGACGACCATATACGGATCGAGCACTGCAGATAAAAAAGGCGACCACCAGATGATAATGGCTAGAAGTGTGCCAAGCAGCGTCCCGAGCAGAAAACCCACAACCGTTTCCCCAACCGTCATGCCCAGATGCGGCCACAGACTGCCGCTGATCATATCGTTCCAAATTTGCCCGAAGACCTTGGTGGGATAGCTGAACAGCAGCTCATCGATCCAGCCCAGCCGGGCTCCGGCCTCCCAGAGAGCAAAAAACAGTACCAGCAAACTGCCGCGGACAGCCATGACCCGGTTGTGCCAGCGCCGTTTTTTCTTCTGGTGCTCTCCATGCTTCTCTTCCAGCCACAGTGCACGGGAGGCTGCGATTTCAATTTGTTCAACCGACTTCACAACTTTTCCCTCCCTGCCAGCTCCATTTCCTTCCATACCTCATGAAACAGCTCCGCAAACCCCGGCAAGTCCCGCGCGTATAGCGGGGGTGTGCTCCGGATCGCTTCGGGCACGGTAAAGATCCTGCGGATCTTTCCGGGATTCGGCTGCAGCAAAATCACCCGGCTGCTGACAGCGATTGCCTCGGACAGATCATGGGTCACAAGAATAGCCGTTGTCCCGCGTCTGCGCAGCGTTTCGGACACCAGATCCTCAAGCTGTAATTTAATTTGGTAATCCAGCGCAGAGAAAGGCTCATCCAGCAGCAGCAGGCCCGGATTGGTGGATAGTGTCCGCACCAGTGCCACCCTCTGGCGCATGCCCCCGGACAACTGGGCCGGGTAAGCATATTCTTTGCCGGCTAGCCCCATCTCACCCAGCAGCCCGATTGTTTTCTGCCGCGAGATTTCGTTCAGTCGTCCAGTGAGCTCCAGACCGAGCAGGGCATTGTCCAGAATCGTCCGCCACGGAAAAAGATAATCCTGCTGCAGCATGTAGCCCACTTCAGGCGAAGGGCCGCTGACCGTGTGTCCGCTCACGAACACCTCTCCGCGCGAGGGCTGCAGAAGTCCGGCGATGATCGACAGGAGTGTGGTTTTGCCGCAGCCGCTGGGGCCGACCAGACTGACGAACTCTCCGGCTTCCACGTGTAGGCTGAAATTCTCGATGGCAAGCGACGCCTCGCGGTCCCCCAGATAGGCATGCGTCACTTCCTTAAGCTGCACAATGGGAAGCATATCGCCCCTCCTAAAAGTTTTGTAAGCTTCTGCTCCGGTGATTCACTTCGTACAAAACTCGCTTCGGAAGCATCCGCTTAAGTTTTTTGCAAGCCTCAGCTCCATTACAGGTACGCTCATTTCACGCCGGCCCCTGCTTTCTCGGCAAAACTGTTGTCGACGATCCTCGCTTCCGGAATACGTTCCTTTAATTCACCGGCGTTATCCATCACATCCTGCAGATTGTTCCATTCTTTGCCGTCGATAACCGGATTTACTGCATAGGTATCCTGCTCTTTGTAGCGCTTAACCGAAGAGGCCAGAATATCCCGGTCGGTATTCTCAAAATAAGGCAGGATTGCATCGGCAATCTCCTCCGGGCTATGCTCCTTCACCCAAACCTGGGCGCGCTGGACGGCATTGGTGAATTTCTGTACCGTATCCCCGTTTTTGCTGATATAGCTCTGTTTGGACATAAAGACTGTATAAGGCAGATAGCCGCTTTCCACTCCAAAAGACGCAACCACTCTGCCGCGCTGTTCACGCTCAAAAATGGAGGCCGTTGGTTCGAAAAGCTGCACATAATCCCCCGTTCCGGAGGCAAAAGCAC
This genomic window contains:
- a CDS encoding ABC transporter ATP-binding protein, producing MLPIVQLKEVTHAYLGDREASLAIENFSLHVEAGEFVSLVGPSGCGKTTLLSIIAGLLQPSRGEVFVSGHTVSGPSPEVGYMLQQDYLFPWRTILDNALLGLELTGRLNEISRQKTIGLLGEMGLAGKEYAYPAQLSGGMRQRVALVRTLSTNPGLLLLDEPFSALDYQIKLQLEDLVSETLRRRGTTAILVTHDLSEAIAVSSRVILLQPNPGKIRRIFTVPEAIRSTPPLYARDLPGFAELFHEVWKEMELAGREKL
- a CDS encoding HD-GYP domain-containing protein, whose amino-acid sequence is MNNSNEQYIGKQLVDNLFNHNGVFVLPALTLLSSEHVRLITQHRIILQPHDVIQLDSEAFYQLAVDDCTAAMENIFDQLRYTKSKRLPMLELKNEVIPFIQQVSEKNDFFGILAALQTKDDYTYRHNVAVGILSTLLGKWLKLGPEELGMLTIAATLHDIGKIMIPAEILTKPGPLTDEEFDIMKKHTTHGYELVRDTPGTTHMQALVALQHHERMDGSGYPFGVLGHRITDFSKIVAVTDIFHAMTSDRFYSEAAPLYEVLTQMEDYSFGKLDPYICGVFISKLMQSMIGNEVLLTDGQMGKIIMILAHDPLRPLVNIGEEFIDLSKNRHLGIVRVIPQ
- a CDS encoding outer spore coat protein CotE — encoded protein: MSLSHKRQTREIITKAICGKGRKFSTATHTVTPPHHPTSILGAWIINHQYEAVAAGNGIEVIGTYDVNIWYSYDKNKQTEVAKETVSYVELIPLSYLDPRHRAATVEVSAEATQEPNCVEAGVSPGGGSVTLRVEREFEAELVAETKVRVYVSDQSDDPEDKDYDFDGESFDYDDLDPDALDDEL
- a CDS encoding aromatic acid exporter family protein; protein product: MGFRIIKTAAATLLSILLAAAVGIPNAQSAGLLAILGVETTRKRSLRTITARFLASLVGLFFGCILFFFLGFHYWVLGLYVLVGFPMIVKSGYKEGIVTSSVIVFRVFGQAELSVHVLLQQIELLFVGLGSAGLVNLIYMPQTGSVIAGIRKEVDGYFSVIFTQMARTLRDPGYLWDGKELIGAGEAVQRGLTAAAREMENHVIHPDEAWNVYFYMRKEQLESIQNMMQLLSQVYRQLPHGDMVADLFDQLSNDVLAEEYTGRTEKLLDALEKEFQGMELPETREEFEVRSAILQLCRELSLYLNIAKRYKMPVDIKPVKRPVPAKGNSRV
- a CDS encoding ABC transporter permease, whose translation is MWLEEKHGEHQKKKRRWHNRVMAVRGSLLVLFFALWEAGARLGWIDELLFSYPTKVFGQIWNDMISGSLWPHLGMTVGETVVGFLLGTLLGTLLAIIIWWSPFLSAVLDPYMVVFNSMPKVALGPIFIVMFGAGFTAIVVTTLSITVIITTLVVYNSFCSVDPNLVKVARSFGASRVQVFNKVILPSSFPTVVSTLKVNVGMSWVGVIVGEFLVAKSGLGYLIIYGFQVFNFTLVMSSLLIIAAVATAMYQLVVYVEKLLLSRR